A single genomic interval of Amycolatopsis albispora harbors:
- a CDS encoding enolase C-terminal domain-like protein, whose protein sequence is MARITGMEVLDVRFPTSRELDGSDAMNPDPDYSAAYVVLHTDGGPDGYGLTFTIGRGNDVQAAAIQSLEGQVVGKAVPETASELAALSAALVGDSQLRWLGPEKGVAHMAVGAVVNAAWDLAARRAGRPLWRMLAELSPEEIAGLVDYRYLTDALTEQEALDLLADAEPGRARRTEQLLANGYRAYTTSPGWLGYSDAKLVRLAKQAVADGFDMIKLKVGGNLEDDIRRMKLARAAVGDDIRIAVDANQRWDVDAAVQWMAALAPFDPYWIEEPTSPDDVLGHQAIAERIAPIRVATGEHVPNRVVFKQLLQARAISVLQLDASRVGGVNENVAILLLAAKFGVPVCPHAGGVGLCELVRHLAMFDFVAVSGTEADRSIEWVDHLHEHFTDPAKVRAGRYLAPLEPGFSARMHDATLRRFRFPDGPEWTEGG, encoded by the coding sequence ATGGCGCGGATCACCGGGATGGAAGTGCTGGACGTGCGGTTCCCCACCTCGCGGGAGCTGGACGGCTCGGACGCGATGAACCCGGATCCGGACTATTCGGCGGCCTACGTGGTGCTGCACACCGACGGCGGCCCCGACGGCTACGGCCTGACCTTCACCATCGGCCGCGGCAACGACGTGCAGGCCGCGGCCATCCAGTCGCTCGAAGGCCAGGTCGTCGGCAAGGCGGTGCCGGAGACCGCGAGCGAGCTGGCCGCGCTGTCGGCCGCGCTGGTCGGGGATTCGCAGCTGCGCTGGCTCGGCCCGGAGAAGGGCGTGGCGCACATGGCCGTCGGCGCGGTGGTCAACGCCGCCTGGGACCTGGCGGCCCGGCGCGCCGGGCGTCCACTGTGGAGGATGCTGGCGGAGCTGTCGCCGGAGGAGATCGCCGGGCTGGTCGACTACCGCTACCTCACCGACGCGCTCACCGAGCAGGAGGCGCTGGACCTGCTGGCCGACGCCGAACCCGGGCGGGCGCGGCGCACGGAACAGTTGCTGGCCAACGGATACCGCGCCTACACCACGTCGCCGGGCTGGCTCGGCTACTCCGACGCGAAGCTGGTCCGGCTGGCCAAGCAGGCGGTGGCCGACGGCTTCGACATGATCAAGCTCAAGGTCGGCGGGAACCTCGAGGACGACATCCGCCGGATGAAGCTGGCCAGGGCCGCCGTCGGCGACGACATCCGCATCGCGGTGGACGCCAACCAGCGCTGGGACGTCGACGCCGCGGTGCAGTGGATGGCCGCGCTGGCCCCGTTCGACCCGTACTGGATCGAGGAACCCACCTCGCCGGACGACGTGCTCGGGCACCAGGCCATCGCCGAGCGCATCGCGCCGATCCGGGTGGCCACCGGCGAGCACGTGCCGAACCGCGTGGTGTTCAAGCAACTGCTGCAGGCCAGGGCGATCTCGGTGCTGCAACTGGACGCGAGCCGGGTCGGCGGGGTCAACGAGAACGTGGCGATCCTGTTGCTGGCGGCCAAGTTCGGCGTGCCGGTCTGCCCGCACGCCGGCGGGGTCGGGCTGTGCGAGCTGGTCCGGCACCTGGCCATGTTCGACTTCGTCGCGGTCTCCGGCACCGAGGCGGACCGGTCCATCGAATGGGTGGACCACCTGCACGAGCACTTCACCGATCCGGCGAAGGTGCGCGCGGGACGCTACCTGGCGCCGCTGGAACCGGGCTTCTCCGCCCGGATGCACGACGCCACGCTCCGGCGGTTCCGCTTCCCGGACGGTCCTGAGTGGACGGAGGGCGGATGA
- a CDS encoding DUF3558 family protein, producing the protein MRSPGAFSALLGLALLALAGCSDGQVGIPRPPSSAAPPTESAEAGAVFGTLKACDLLDRAIQGQGYGPGEVSNTASHNGCQALKPGLTVRLDLDDQQGIDELRGDPAQMHTGEVNGRPAKQLKRPSSPGAGCYVAIEVGACARALVLAGFGTNPSVEDACAEANKLATAVEPELPAA; encoded by the coding sequence ATGAGGTCTCCTGGTGCTTTTTCCGCTTTGCTCGGTCTTGCGTTGTTGGCCTTGGCAGGCTGTTCCGACGGACAGGTGGGGATTCCGCGTCCGCCTTCTTCGGCCGCACCGCCGACCGAATCAGCTGAGGCGGGGGCGGTTTTCGGTACCTTGAAGGCCTGTGATCTGCTCGATCGCGCAATCCAGGGACAAGGATATGGGCCTGGGGAAGTGTCGAATACGGCAAGCCACAACGGATGCCAGGCGTTGAAGCCGGGGTTGACGGTTCGACTGGACCTCGATGATCAGCAGGGTATCGACGAGCTTCGCGGTGACCCGGCGCAAATGCACACGGGCGAGGTGAACGGCCGGCCTGCCAAGCAATTGAAGCGCCCGTCGAGTCCCGGCGCCGGTTGCTACGTGGCGATCGAAGTCGGTGCTTGCGCACGGGCGCTGGTGCTGGCCGGTTTCGGTACCAACCCGTCCGTTGAGGACGCCTGCGCCGAGGCGAACAAGCTGGCGACGGCCGTCGAACCCGAACTGCCCGCCGCATGA
- a CDS encoding WhiB family transcriptional regulator: MADTSRLPEPVAETWEWQRKGNCRNFDSSMFFHPDGERGFARADRVARAKQICQSCPVIVECRHHALTVEEPFGVWGGLDESERREAIARRRQLPVA, translated from the coding sequence ATGGCGGACACGTCTCGGCTCCCCGAGCCCGTCGCGGAGACTTGGGAGTGGCAGCGCAAGGGGAATTGCCGGAACTTCGACAGTTCGATGTTCTTCCACCCGGACGGGGAGCGCGGGTTCGCCCGCGCCGACCGGGTGGCGCGGGCGAAGCAGATCTGCCAGAGCTGCCCGGTGATCGTCGAGTGCCGTCACCACGCGTTGACCGTGGAGGAGCCGTTCGGTGTGTGGGGCGGGCTCGACGAGAGCGAACGGCGGGAGGCGATCGCGCGGCGGCGGCAGCTCCCGGTGGCCTGA
- a CDS encoding LuxR C-terminal-related transcriptional regulator, with amino-acid sequence MRAFLVDDQELLAEALAAKLSAVGGLLVVGRSSTTDPGLVDAVARARPHVITVDIQPVGPATANLLGRLGAAAPDARIVVLTGSHDPVQAVVAARWGATAWVGKDSSTEHLVAVLHGVCGGKAYFSPDLLGFVLAELRADVQRVRDSNGPLDVLSARERDVLLGIVEGKRGSQIAAELFLSVNTVRTHTHNIFSKLKVHSRLEAASLARAAGMQPRIHSGLRKGPQ; translated from the coding sequence GTGCGTGCATTCCTCGTCGATGATCAGGAGCTGCTGGCGGAGGCGCTGGCGGCCAAGTTGTCCGCCGTGGGCGGCCTGCTGGTGGTGGGCCGCAGCTCGACCACGGACCCGGGCCTGGTCGACGCGGTGGCCAGGGCGCGCCCGCACGTGATCACCGTCGACATCCAGCCGGTCGGCCCGGCCACGGCCAATCTGCTGGGCCGCCTCGGCGCCGCGGCCCCCGACGCCAGGATCGTGGTGCTGACCGGTTCGCACGACCCGGTCCAGGCGGTGGTGGCGGCCCGCTGGGGCGCGACGGCCTGGGTGGGGAAGGACAGCTCGACGGAGCACCTGGTCGCGGTGTTGCACGGGGTCTGCGGCGGGAAGGCGTACTTTTCCCCGGATCTCCTGGGCTTCGTCCTGGCCGAGCTACGCGCCGACGTGCAGCGGGTCCGCGATTCGAACGGGCCGCTCGACGTGCTCTCGGCGCGGGAGCGGGATGTCCTGCTGGGCATCGTCGAGGGGAAGCGAGGCAGCCAGATCGCGGCTGAGCTGTTCCTCTCGGTGAACACGGTCCGGACGCACACGCACAACATCTTCAGCAAGCTGAAGGTGCACAGCCGGCTGGAAGCCGCCTCCCTGGCCCGGGCGGCAGGCATGCAACCCCGCATCCACTCCGGCCTCCGAAAGGGACCACAGTGA
- a CDS encoding DUF3558 family protein has product MSVMRASMMLALGFLAACTVEEPGKSVAGPAQSAAATQASPSPRELFDDVEACEVLDRAVVGQGFPPGTFSGIGSDNGCRTQVTGTALGLTLDDRQGIDALAAADPGKSFSGHVGERRAVQVKDSVGDGGACEIGIEVAPQARAVVMVVLGSNRPTDEACSKAKEIATAIEPVLPMGE; this is encoded by the coding sequence ATGAGCGTCATGCGCGCATCGATGATGCTGGCCCTCGGCTTTCTGGCGGCTTGCACGGTGGAGGAGCCGGGCAAGTCGGTGGCAGGCCCGGCGCAGTCGGCGGCAGCAACCCAGGCGAGCCCGTCGCCGCGTGAACTGTTCGACGACGTTGAGGCATGCGAGGTTCTCGACCGCGCTGTTGTCGGCCAGGGCTTCCCGCCGGGCACGTTCTCCGGCATCGGCAGCGACAACGGGTGCCGCACCCAGGTGACCGGTACGGCTCTGGGACTGACCCTGGATGATCGGCAGGGTATCGACGCCCTGGCTGCTGCCGACCCGGGCAAGTCCTTCAGCGGGCACGTAGGTGAGCGGCGTGCCGTCCAGGTCAAGGATTCCGTCGGTGATGGCGGAGCCTGCGAGATCGGTATCGAGGTGGCTCCCCAGGCGCGGGCCGTCGTGATGGTGGTTCTGGGTTCCAACAGGCCGACCGACGAAGCATGTTCGAAGGCGAAGGAAATCGCGACTGCGATCGAACCCGTGCTGCCGATGGGCGAATGA
- a CDS encoding DUF3558 family protein, translating to MSEYSLFPRVPVMLALTLGFLAACTVEEPGNSVTVSPQPSGVESTGTGQSPRTLFNEVKACEVLDGAVAGEGFPPGKFSDIGSDNGCRVEKTGIALDMSLDDEQSIDDLQVDPAKKFSGKVNGRRAFQVKDSVGDGGTCEVAVDMGAKARFIITVALGSNRPTDEACAEATKVAQAVEPELPKG from the coding sequence ATGAGTGAGTACTCGTTGTTTCCGCGTGTTCCGGTGATGCTGGCTTTAACTCTTGGCTTCCTTGCGGCCTGCACGGTGGAGGAGCCAGGAAATTCTGTCACGGTCTCGCCGCAGCCTTCGGGGGTGGAATCAACTGGGACTGGCCAGTCGCCGCGCACCCTGTTCAATGAGGTAAAGGCGTGCGAGGTGCTTGATGGCGCTGTTGCCGGGGAAGGATTTCCTCCGGGTAAGTTCTCCGACATCGGCAGCGACAACGGTTGCCGGGTGGAAAAGACTGGTATTGCCTTGGACATGAGCCTTGACGATGAGCAGAGCATCGACGACCTCCAGGTCGATCCGGCGAAGAAGTTCTCTGGCAAAGTGAATGGCCGACGGGCATTTCAGGTCAAGGATTCCGTCGGGGATGGTGGGACTTGCGAGGTCGCCGTGGACATGGGGGCCAAGGCCCGGTTCATTATCACGGTGGCACTGGGATCGAACAGGCCTACGGACGAAGCCTGCGCGGAAGCGACCAAGGTTGCTCAAGCAGTCGAGCCGGAACTGCCGAAAGGGTAA
- a CDS encoding sugar ABC transporter ATP-binding protein — translation MNAPVASALGVGKRYGPTTALHDVSLTVRPGESHALVGRNGAGKSTLVSILTGLSKPDTGVVEFGGRPAPPMADREAWRARVACVYQHSTVIPHLTVAENLFLNRQPKGRFVISWSKLRRQAAELLESWRVSVDPELTAGELSVEDRQLVEIARALSYGARFIVLDEPTAQLDSQAIDRLFGRMRELQANGVTFLFISHHLQEVHEVCQAVTVLRDARHVLTAPVEKLSRAELVDAMTGEEGGLSVADGAAREPLPEDTELALEVDGLSGESFQDVSFGLRRGEVLGLAGSNASGKHQVAETIYGLRAPAAGSVRVAGRPLPAGDVGAALAAGIGCVPRDRHHQGLVLGLSIADNATMTVLDRLGRAGTAPPAARRAATEQSISDYGVVAAGPDQPVSDLSGGNQQKVVLARAMATDPALLVLINPTAGVDVKSKEALLAVVDRVRADGKAVLVVSDELDDLRPADRVLVLRAGRLVAEHQAGWSDGELVADIEGVQRDD, via the coding sequence GTGAACGCCCCGGTGGCGAGCGCGCTCGGGGTCGGCAAGCGGTACGGGCCGACCACCGCGCTGCACGACGTCAGCCTGACCGTCCGGCCCGGCGAGTCCCACGCGCTCGTCGGGCGCAACGGCGCGGGCAAGTCCACCCTGGTCTCCATCCTCACCGGACTGTCCAAACCGGACACCGGCGTGGTGGAGTTCGGCGGCCGCCCGGCCCCGCCGATGGCCGACCGCGAGGCCTGGCGCGCCAGGGTCGCCTGCGTGTACCAGCACTCCACGGTCATCCCGCACCTGACCGTGGCCGAGAACCTGTTCCTGAACCGCCAGCCGAAGGGCCGGTTCGTGATCAGCTGGTCGAAGCTGCGGCGGCAGGCGGCGGAACTGCTGGAGTCGTGGCGGGTGTCGGTCGATCCGGAGCTGACCGCGGGCGAGCTGTCGGTGGAGGACCGCCAGCTGGTCGAGATCGCGCGCGCGTTGTCCTACGGCGCCCGGTTCATCGTGCTCGACGAGCCGACCGCGCAACTGGACAGCCAGGCCATCGACCGGCTCTTCGGGCGCATGCGCGAGCTGCAAGCGAACGGGGTGACCTTCCTGTTCATCTCGCACCACCTGCAGGAGGTGCACGAGGTCTGCCAGGCGGTGACCGTGCTGCGCGACGCGCGCCACGTGCTGACCGCGCCGGTCGAGAAGCTGAGCCGCGCCGAGCTGGTGGACGCGATGACCGGGGAGGAAGGCGGGCTGTCGGTGGCCGACGGTGCCGCGCGCGAGCCGCTGCCCGAAGACACCGAGCTGGCGCTGGAAGTCGATGGCCTGTCCGGGGAATCGTTCCAGGACGTGTCGTTCGGCCTGCGGCGCGGCGAAGTGCTCGGCCTGGCGGGCAGCAACGCCAGCGGCAAGCACCAGGTCGCGGAGACCATCTACGGCCTGCGCGCGCCGGCCGCCGGTTCGGTGCGCGTGGCCGGGCGGCCGCTGCCCGCCGGGGACGTCGGCGCCGCGCTGGCCGCCGGGATCGGCTGCGTGCCAAGGGATCGGCACCACCAGGGCCTGGTGCTCGGACTGTCCATCGCGGACAACGCGACGATGACCGTGCTGGATCGCCTCGGCCGCGCGGGCACCGCGCCACCGGCCGCGCGCCGCGCCGCCACCGAGCAGTCCATTTCGGACTACGGCGTGGTGGCCGCCGGGCCGGACCAGCCGGTGTCCGACCTGTCCGGCGGCAACCAGCAGAAGGTGGTGCTGGCCAGGGCGATGGCCACCGACCCGGCGTTGCTGGTGCTGATCAACCCGACCGCCGGGGTGGACGTGAAGTCGAAGGAAGCGCTGCTCGCGGTGGTCGACCGGGTCCGGGCCGACGGCAAGGCCGTGCTGGTGGTCAGCGACGAACTGGACGACCTGCGGCCCGCCGACCGGGTGCTGGTGCTGCGGGCCGGGCGGCTGGTCGCCGAGCACCAGGCGGGCTGGTCCGACGGTGAGCTGGTCGCCGACATCGAAGGGGTGCAACGCGATGACTGA
- a CDS encoding sugar ABC transporter substrate-binding protein, producing the protein MRKNLIATAAAVLLLAVAGCGSTKDNAPAEGGGGDGGPVGATVPLLTSPFWQAYNNYVPQMAAAEGVQALPTVNANSDPTKLITDMNNLLNQGVKGLVVTPLDSAAVVAGLEQAERKGVPVVAVDVAPEGGKVAIVVRADNKAYGVKACEHIGGKVKEGKVVQIMGDLASVNGRERSEAFRDCVKTKFPALQVLEVPAEWKADKAASGLEGLLTSNPDVKAVYMQAGGVYLAPTVQALQRKNLFFPVGDPKHVVLVSNDGIPQELEAIRKGELDATVSQPADAYAKYGLHYVKRAMAGEVFKPGPTEHGSTIVETRPGILEDQLPAPVVTRDNVDDQGLWGNQL; encoded by the coding sequence GTGCGGAAGAACCTGATCGCCACGGCTGCCGCGGTGCTCTTGCTCGCCGTGGCGGGCTGCGGGTCCACAAAGGACAACGCGCCGGCCGAGGGCGGTGGCGGGGACGGTGGCCCGGTCGGTGCCACGGTGCCGCTGCTGACTTCGCCGTTCTGGCAGGCCTACAACAACTACGTGCCGCAGATGGCCGCCGCCGAGGGCGTGCAGGCGCTGCCGACGGTCAACGCGAACAGCGATCCGACCAAGCTCATCACCGATATGAACAACCTGCTCAACCAGGGCGTCAAGGGCCTGGTGGTGACGCCGCTGGATTCGGCGGCCGTGGTCGCCGGGCTGGAGCAGGCCGAGCGCAAGGGCGTGCCGGTGGTCGCGGTGGACGTGGCGCCAGAGGGCGGCAAGGTGGCCATCGTGGTCCGCGCGGACAACAAGGCCTACGGCGTCAAGGCGTGTGAGCACATCGGCGGCAAGGTCAAGGAGGGCAAGGTCGTCCAGATCATGGGTGATCTGGCCTCGGTGAACGGGCGCGAGCGCTCGGAAGCCTTCCGCGACTGCGTGAAGACGAAGTTCCCGGCGCTGCAGGTGCTGGAGGTCCCGGCGGAGTGGAAGGCGGACAAGGCCGCCTCCGGCCTGGAGGGCCTGCTGACGTCGAACCCGGACGTCAAGGCGGTGTACATGCAGGCTGGCGGGGTCTACCTGGCGCCGACCGTGCAGGCGTTGCAGCGCAAGAACCTCTTCTTCCCGGTCGGCGATCCCAAGCACGTGGTGCTGGTCAGCAACGACGGCATTCCGCAGGAGCTGGAGGCGATCCGCAAGGGCGAGCTGGACGCCACCGTCTCCCAGCCCGCCGACGCCTACGCCAAGTACGGGCTGCACTACGTCAAGCGCGCGATGGCGGGTGAGGTGTTCAAGCCGGGGCCGACCGAGCACGGCAGCACGATCGTGGAAACCCGGCCCGGCATTCTCGAAGACCAGTTGCCCGCGCCCGTGGTGACCAGGGACAACGTCGACGACCAGGGCCTGTGGGGCAACCAGCTGTGA
- a CDS encoding ABC transporter permease — translation MTDTATRQQAAPAAVTRRRHLPRLRELALLPALAVLLVVGGLVNDRFLTADNLISILGASAALALVVLGESLVLISGKFDLSLESTVGIAPVLGAMLVVPALAAGFGTELPTPAGLLVIVLVGAAIGTFNGFLIVKLQLNAFIVTLAMLIVLRGVLVGLTEGKTLFEMPDAFFALATETFLGLPASVWLAAAAYAITGFVLRYHRIGRALYAIGGNREAARAAGIRVDRISWLVFVVAGVLASLGGLVMTGYVGAINANQGDGMIFTVFAAAVIGGISLDGGRGTMFGALTGVLLLAVVENLLTLAQVPSFWIQALYGGIILVALMIARFTGGKPQT, via the coding sequence ATGACTGACACCGCGACCAGGCAGCAGGCCGCGCCCGCGGCCGTCACGCGGCGGCGGCACCTGCCCCGGCTGCGCGAACTGGCGCTGCTGCCCGCGCTCGCCGTGCTGCTGGTGGTCGGCGGGCTGGTCAACGACCGTTTCCTCACCGCGGACAACCTGATCAGCATTCTCGGCGCGTCGGCCGCGCTGGCGCTGGTGGTGCTCGGCGAGTCGCTGGTGCTGATCTCCGGCAAGTTCGACCTGTCGCTGGAGTCCACTGTGGGCATCGCGCCGGTGCTCGGCGCGATGCTGGTCGTCCCGGCGCTGGCCGCCGGGTTCGGCACCGAGCTGCCCACCCCGGCGGGGCTGCTGGTGATCGTGCTGGTGGGGGCGGCGATCGGCACCTTCAACGGGTTCCTGATCGTGAAACTGCAGCTCAACGCGTTCATCGTGACGCTGGCCATGCTCATCGTGCTGCGTGGCGTGCTGGTCGGGCTGACCGAGGGCAAGACCCTGTTCGAGATGCCGGACGCGTTCTTCGCGCTCGCCACCGAGACCTTTCTCGGGCTGCCCGCGTCGGTGTGGCTGGCCGCCGCTGCCTACGCGATCACCGGGTTTGTGCTGCGGTACCACCGGATCGGGCGCGCGCTGTACGCCATCGGCGGCAACCGCGAGGCCGCGCGGGCCGCGGGCATCCGGGTGGACCGGATCTCCTGGCTGGTCTTCGTGGTGGCCGGGGTGCTCGCCTCGCTCGGCGGCCTGGTGATGACCGGTTACGTCGGCGCCATCAACGCCAACCAGGGCGACGGCATGATCTTCACCGTGTTCGCCGCCGCGGTGATCGGCGGCATCTCGCTCGACGGCGGGCGCGGCACCATGTTCGGCGCGCTCACCGGGGTGCTGCTGCTCGCGGTGGTGGAGAACCTGCTGACGCTGGCGCAGGTGCCCTCGTTCTGGATCCAGGCGCTCTACGGCGGCATCATTCTCGTCGCGCTGATGATCGCCCGGTTCACCGGAGGGAAACCCCAGACGTGA
- a CDS encoding SDR family NAD(P)-dependent oxidoreductase codes for MTDFDGLVAVVTGGASGIGAAVAATLTARGAKVAVLDLNPGDDGFRCDVSDDAQVRAAIDAVAERYGGIDVVVNNAGIGAQGDVTANDDEEWHRVLDVNVVGMARVSRAALPHLRRSSAAAIVNTCSIAAWQGLPSRALYSASKGAVLALTLAMATDHLPDRIRVNCVCPGTADTPWVGRLLDAAADPAAERAALAARQPMGRLVTADEVAHAVAYLASPAAASTTGTALAVDGGMYGLRPRGPVN; via the coding sequence ATGACGGACTTCGACGGACTGGTCGCGGTGGTGACCGGTGGTGCTTCGGGCATCGGCGCGGCGGTCGCGGCCACGCTGACCGCACGCGGGGCGAAGGTCGCGGTGCTCGACCTGAACCCCGGCGACGACGGTTTCCGTTGTGACGTCAGCGATGACGCCCAGGTGCGGGCCGCCATCGACGCGGTGGCCGAGCGGTACGGCGGCATCGACGTGGTGGTCAACAACGCCGGCATCGGCGCGCAGGGCGACGTCACCGCGAACGACGACGAGGAATGGCACCGGGTGCTCGACGTCAACGTGGTCGGCATGGCCAGGGTGAGCCGGGCCGCGCTGCCGCACCTGCGCCGGTCGTCCGCCGCGGCCATCGTCAACACCTGCTCCATCGCGGCCTGGCAGGGCCTGCCCAGCCGCGCGCTGTACTCGGCGAGCAAGGGCGCGGTGCTGGCGCTGACCCTGGCGATGGCCACCGATCACCTGCCCGACCGCATCCGGGTCAACTGCGTCTGCCCCGGCACCGCCGACACCCCGTGGGTGGGCAGGCTGCTCGACGCGGCGGCGGACCCGGCCGCCGAGCGCGCCGCGCTCGCCGCCCGCCAGCCGATGGGCAGGCTGGTCACCGCCGACGAGGTCGCGCACGCCGTCGCCTACCTGGCGAGCCCGGCGGCGGCCTCGACCACGGGCACGGCACTGGCCGTCGACGGCGGGATGTACGGACTGCGGCCGAGGGGCCCGGTCAACTGA
- a CDS encoding ANTAR domain-containing protein, whose protein sequence is MKELQAELDGLRRALRSRATIEQAMGVLVVAHRCTPQQAFRLLIRLSQQHNVKLHRVASLLVQLAAKAETHQLEKMLKRSPDGSTEEAGPEAGEVDKIDAALVDVARKLAGGAPGAAAELHKLLLDRGWIPPYTVLAAALE, encoded by the coding sequence GTGAAGGAACTGCAGGCCGAACTGGACGGGCTTCGCCGCGCGCTGCGCAGCCGCGCCACCATCGAGCAGGCGATGGGGGTGCTCGTCGTCGCGCACCGCTGCACCCCGCAGCAGGCGTTCCGGCTGCTGATCCGGTTGTCGCAACAGCACAACGTGAAACTGCACCGGGTGGCGAGCCTGCTCGTCCAGCTCGCCGCGAAGGCCGAAACCCACCAGCTCGAGAAAATGCTCAAGCGCTCGCCGGACGGAAGCACGGAAGAGGCGGGACCCGAAGCCGGCGAAGTCGACAAGATCGACGCAGCTCTCGTGGACGTGGCACGGAAGCTGGCCGGCGGTGCCCCGGGGGCGGCGGCGGAGCTGCACAAGCTCCTCCTGGACCGGGGCTGGATCCCGCCCTACACCGTGTTGGCGGCGGCGCTGGAGTGA
- a CDS encoding aldo/keto reductase, translating to MKLGRWGLGCAQLGNLYTAITDDEAAATVDRAWAEGVRYFDTAPHYGLGLSERRLGAALAGRPRHEFVVSTKVGRLLEPDPAGAGRRDDQGFDVPAAYRRVWDFSRDGVRRSLEASLSRLGLDRVDVVYVHDPDAHFTAALDEALPALCELRDQGVIGAVGVGMNQAAMPAEFVRRADLDVVLVAGRYTLLDQRALDELLPLCLDRGVPVVAAGVFNGGILATPAPGTMYDYAEAPPGLVATAERVAEVCARHGVELPQAAVALPATHPAVATVLLGAQSSAQVSANLARARRPVPPGLWVELIEAGLLRPDAGSRAEV from the coding sequence GTGAAGCTCGGCAGGTGGGGGCTCGGCTGCGCCCAGCTCGGCAATCTCTACACCGCGATCACCGACGACGAGGCCGCCGCGACCGTGGACCGCGCGTGGGCCGAGGGCGTCCGCTACTTCGACACCGCACCGCACTACGGGCTCGGACTCTCGGAACGGCGGCTCGGCGCCGCGCTGGCCGGCCGTCCGCGCCACGAATTCGTGGTGTCCACCAAGGTCGGCCGCCTGCTCGAGCCCGATCCCGCGGGCGCGGGCCGCCGCGACGACCAGGGCTTCGACGTGCCCGCCGCGTACCGCCGGGTCTGGGACTTCAGCCGCGACGGGGTGCGGCGGTCGCTCGAGGCCAGCCTGTCCCGGCTCGGCCTCGACCGGGTGGACGTGGTCTACGTGCACGACCCGGACGCGCATTTCACCGCGGCGCTGGACGAGGCGCTGCCCGCCCTGTGCGAGCTGCGGGACCAGGGTGTGATCGGCGCGGTCGGGGTCGGCATGAACCAGGCCGCGATGCCCGCCGAGTTCGTCCGCCGGGCCGATCTGGACGTGGTGCTGGTGGCCGGCCGGTACACCCTGCTCGACCAGCGGGCGCTGGACGAGCTGCTGCCGCTGTGCCTCGACCGGGGCGTGCCGGTGGTCGCGGCCGGGGTGTTCAACGGCGGCATCCTGGCGACCCCGGCACCCGGCACGATGTACGACTACGCGGAGGCGCCACCGGGGCTCGTCGCCACCGCCGAGCGGGTTGCCGAGGTCTGCGCCCGTCACGGGGTGGAACTGCCCCAGGCCGCTGTCGCGCTGCCCGCCACCCACCCCGCGGTGGCCACAGTATTGCTGGGCGCGCAGTCTTCCGCGCAGGTCAGCGCCAATCTGGCCAGGGCACGGCGGCCGGTGCCGCCGGGCCTGTGGGTTGAGCTGATCGAGGCCGGATTGCTCCGTCCGGACGCGGGTTCGCGGGCGGAGGTGTAG
- a CDS encoding FadR/GntR family transcriptional regulator translates to MPVTDEAIDKIKGMIISGELAPGDRLPKEAELAQRLGLSRSSLREAVKALCLIRVLDVRQGDGTYVTSLEPNLLLDAMTFVVDFHRDDTVLDFLAVRRILEPAATALAAQHMSDADLAELRRLLDELDDAPTVEALVANDLAFHRKIADGSGNPVLCSLLDSLSGPTTRARIWRGLTQEGAVAKTREQHTAIYEAIAAREPELARSWATVHVAGVEQWLRNALGTAEHPA, encoded by the coding sequence ATGCCGGTCACCGACGAAGCCATCGACAAGATCAAGGGCATGATCATCTCCGGCGAGCTGGCGCCCGGCGACCGGCTGCCGAAGGAGGCCGAACTCGCCCAGCGCCTCGGCCTGTCGCGGAGTTCGCTGCGCGAGGCGGTCAAGGCGCTGTGCCTGATCCGCGTGCTCGACGTGCGCCAGGGCGACGGCACGTACGTGACCAGCCTCGAGCCGAACCTGCTGCTGGACGCGATGACCTTCGTGGTCGACTTCCACCGCGACGACACCGTGCTCGACTTCCTCGCCGTGCGCCGGATCCTGGAGCCCGCCGCGACCGCGCTGGCCGCGCAGCACATGAGCGACGCCGACCTCGCCGAACTGCGCAGGCTGCTCGACGAGCTGGACGACGCGCCGACGGTGGAAGCGCTGGTGGCCAACGACCTCGCCTTCCACCGCAAGATCGCCGACGGCTCCGGCAACCCGGTGCTGTGCTCCCTGCTGGACAGCCTGTCCGGGCCGACCACGCGCGCCCGCATCTGGCGCGGCCTCACCCAGGAGGGCGCGGTCGCGAAGACCAGGGAGCAGCACACCGCCATCTACGAGGCCATCGCCGCCCGCGAGCCGGAACTGGCGCGCTCGTGGGCCACCGTGCACGTGGCCGGGGTCGAGCAGTGGCTGCGCAACGCGCTGGGCACCGCCGAGCACCCCGCCTGA